From the Hevea brasiliensis isolate MT/VB/25A 57/8 chromosome 15, ASM3005281v1, whole genome shotgun sequence genome, one window contains:
- the LOC110656639 gene encoding peptide methionine sulfoxide reductase B1, chloroplastic isoform X1, which yields MAFGHSLSWQTAFISSKTQFRKASNSKLSVLSSSAFGVTKRVSSSVRAMGSSASSQRPDNIQEAGKVDYASVSDDEWKKRLSVEQFHITRQKGTERAFKGEYWNTKTPGTYHCICCDTPLFESSSKFDSGTGWPSYYQPIGSNVKSNLDLSIIFMPRQEVLCAACDAHLGHVFDDGPAPTGKRYCINSASLKLKPK from the exons ATGGCATTTGGTCATAGCTTAAGCTGGCAGACAGCATTCATTTCTTCGAAAACCCAATTCAGAAAAGCTTCAAATTCAAAGCTTTCTGTCTTATCCTCTTCTGCTTTCGGAGTAACAAAAAGGGTCTCTTCCTCTGTTCGTGCTATGGGTTCCTCTGCTTCTTCACAGAGACCAGATAACATTCAAG AGGCAGGAAAGGTTGATTATGCTTCTGTAAGTGATGATGAATGGAAAAAGAGGCTTTCAGTTGAGCAATTTCACATAACACGTCAAAAGGGAACCGAAAGGGCTTTCAAAGG GGAATACTGGAACACTAAAACCCCTGGAACTTACCACTGCATATGTTGTGATACACCTCTATTTGA GTCATCCTCTAAATTTGACAGTGGAACGGGTTGGCCATCTTACTATCAGCCAATAGGAAGCAATGTGAAATCAAATTTAGACTTGTCAATTATTTTCATGCCTCGTCAAGAAGTTCTTTGTGCAGCTTGTGATGCTCATTTAGGCCATGTCTTTGACGATGGTCCGGCACCCACTGGAAAACGCTACTGTATCAACAg TGCTTCCTTGAAGCTGAAACCTAAGTGA
- the LOC110656639 gene encoding peptide methionine sulfoxide reductase B1, chloroplastic isoform X2 — MAFGHSLSWQTAFISSKTQFRKASNSKLSVLSSSAFGVTKRVSSSVRAMGSSASSQRPDNIQEAGKVDYASVSDDEWKKRLSVEQFHITRQKGTERAFKGSSSKFDSGTGWPSYYQPIGSNVKSNLDLSIIFMPRQEVLCAACDAHLGHVFDDGPAPTGKRYCINSASLKLKPK, encoded by the exons ATGGCATTTGGTCATAGCTTAAGCTGGCAGACAGCATTCATTTCTTCGAAAACCCAATTCAGAAAAGCTTCAAATTCAAAGCTTTCTGTCTTATCCTCTTCTGCTTTCGGAGTAACAAAAAGGGTCTCTTCCTCTGTTCGTGCTATGGGTTCCTCTGCTTCTTCACAGAGACCAGATAACATTCAAG AGGCAGGAAAGGTTGATTATGCTTCTGTAAGTGATGATGAATGGAAAAAGAGGCTTTCAGTTGAGCAATTTCACATAACACGTCAAAAGGGAACCGAAAGGGCTTTCAAAGG GTCATCCTCTAAATTTGACAGTGGAACGGGTTGGCCATCTTACTATCAGCCAATAGGAAGCAATGTGAAATCAAATTTAGACTTGTCAATTATTTTCATGCCTCGTCAAGAAGTTCTTTGTGCAGCTTGTGATGCTCATTTAGGCCATGTCTTTGACGATGGTCCGGCACCCACTGGAAAACGCTACTGTATCAACAg TGCTTCCTTGAAGCTGAAACCTAAGTGA